A genomic window from Anthonomus grandis grandis chromosome 4, icAntGran1.3, whole genome shotgun sequence includes:
- the LOC126734971 gene encoding uncharacterized protein LOC126734971 — MVHHAKLHQPRGQSLSTGKSGNLTDHLSILRGIWYTGCPGNVENLSDSGKPQQEAEGNIRGLCRSKRQRTPSDKRKSLSTLFTINILIIISVLFSLNIKLEKMDKC; from the exons ATGGTTCATCATGCTAAGCTTCATCAGCCACGAGGACAATCTCTATCTACAGGAAAGAGCGGAAACCTTACTGATCATCTGTCAATCCTGAGGGGAATCTGGTATACAGGATGTCCCGGAAATGTggaaaatctctcggattcag GTAAACCACAACAAGAAGCCGAGGGCAACATCAGAGGACTGTGCAGATCAAAAAGACAAAGAACACCCTCGGATAAAAGAAAGTCATTATccacattatttacaattaacatCTTAATCATTATATCTGTATTATTTAGCTTGA ATATTAAACTCGAGAAAATGGACAAGTGCTAG